The window CTTTCATGAAGTGGAGGCAATTCTTTTATGATAAAACTTGTTGATTGTTCTAGTCCTAGGTTGTATTGAGAAGATGTTGGTTGATTTGATGTCCTTCCTTATGTAAAAATAATCATTCATCACAATAAAGCAGGTATAATACATCACAATGAAACAATGTAATGTGAAGGTGGAGCAACCTGTTTCATAAATTACAAAAGAACTGCATATATGTTTTCCCTTTTCTATATTACCGCCTGATGTTGCCACACACGATTGTTGGCGAAAAGCTAGGACCAAAAATAAATACAGTATTTAGAAGCACAAATTAGTTGTTAGTAGGTGCGAGGCAGAACAAAAGACACAATAAAAATGGCCACCGTAAATCACCTATTTCAGCCGGTAGCGACGGTTCTCGTATGGTAGGGGCAGTTTATTTTAGGAGTCCTGTTTAGCAGCAAGATGATGTTGATTCCTGAGGGATAACATCAGTTGAATTTTGAAGAAGGTTACGCTTCACGAAAGCTTTTTTTTCATATGTTACGCCAGTAACAATTCTTCTCTTTTACCAGCAGATATGCGACTATATGTATCATGACGCTTCAGTTGTGTCGTAGCTTTCAATTTTTTGTGTATGAATATTTGCTTGATTCATTTGAATCCATTAGTCCTGCAGATTTGAAATTCTCGATCTTCTTTACCAGTCAATATTTATAGCCCAAGTCTGCAACCAAATACCTAAAGAAATACAGAAATTATGTTCAATATTTTCCTACTCAAATTATTTAGATTGTCGCACTATACTGAGAAATAGCAGGAACAAAttattaacaacaacaattacgAATAACAAAAATCAAACACTTGATCAACTAAAGCTAAAAGAAACTGATTAATCCAAAGTCCATCTCTTTGAGAAATTTTCTCATATACCTAGATGTCAAAGTAGATATTAAATTTTTTGTCCAACAGGATGATATGAACTCAGAGAAATGGCTAAACCACAAAATcattagcttaattttttttgaattcgaAACTAACCTTAGAATCGGAGAAACAGAGAGCGATAGATGAAATTTTCTATCCAGCAAGTTGATACTATCAAGCGAAAATCAACATATACAGGATGATATGAAGTCAGAGAAATGGCTAAACCACAAAATCAGTAGCTCAAATTTTTCTGAATTCGAAACTAACCTTAGAATGAGAAAACCAGAGATGGATGATGAAGAAAACTAAGAGTTGTGAAACAGAGatatggatgagatggaaaaagcAGAGAGATGGATGATGAAGAAAACTAAGAATTGTGAAACAGAGATATGGATGAGACGGACAGAAATATACGTGGAAGATCGTTAAACATCTCACTAAATTTACATGACGAAATTACCCTCAGCTATGCCAGGCAGGCATGTTGACCTCCTGCCCGGTTAAGCTACTTCACTGGCTCTAATAGtataagagaatatatatatatatatatcctcttgtcactatttttttttatcatttttaaagcTTAAAACTCGAGCATATTCAGCAATGGTCTCTCAATTGATAGCTAAACCGaaagaaaatagattttttttttacaagaattaatatgtaattttatttttagcgcacaaataaaaaagtaatttactcaaaaatcaaatcatatccGATTCATACACAAAAAGCGAATcatactcaaaaaaaaaaaacttttcaaaaattagaGGAATCGTACGCAAAAATCGAATCATAACCAAATGTGATTTCTTGACAAGAATTAATCTGTAATTACAAAATTCTCGAAGAGAAAACACAATATTTTGTCCGAAAATTTTGAATTCCGCTATCATTTTTCataccaatttttattttttatcatactgACAAGCAATCAAATCGTAccgatatccaaaaaaatcaaaataatgagACGGTTCAAAAAATCTAGTTTtggttatataaaataaaataagcgaACAATTGATATGGtatacattttatataataatcGTGCGAATTGGATCATTGATACTAAACAATGCTATAGATCTTTGTGGTGTTCGGACCAACTTCCGCTCCATCAATAATAGGTAGCATCAGTAAGTCAGTACCTCCGTCCATCAAAATTAGAATAGaaggaaagaaatcacctaatatTTTGTCCTTGGTAGAATTTAAACATGAAACTTCATAATGCTTAGCTCAATTCATTAACCACCGGATCATATTAGTGGAAAATCAATCAATTAAACACGCCGTTTACGTCGAACCTTAAAGAACTCAAGTGTTCAATGACTGAACGGAAGTAAATACATTTTCATTTGTAGGCTATCGACATGTGAGAGAGGAAGCAAATTGCATCTGAAACTTTAAAAAATCTGCTGATTGATTGAGGATTTGGGGGAGCCTATAAGCAGTTTTTAGAATGTATATAGGCCAGAAAagtactttaattgaaaaaatgtCAACACTTTATAGACCAAAATCTCCATTATTTGCAAACGTTATGAACCCACGCAAGCACAATGACATCATGCCAATAAATTAAGTATGAGGTAATCTACCACGACAACATACTCCgacctagtttgacttgacacgtaatttaaaaaaataaagaaaactttgaattttatgatcctaaattaaagttatgtcaaatttatcaaaatattttttaattttgtggtcttaaatatgttacatggaaagttgaaattaaagtattgcaaaaaaaagaaaatgatcattcttttttaaatgaactaaaaaaaaaaacaaatcattattttttaagcggagggagtattattttttgCAGCCTATATGATCTTGAATATCATCTCATTACATCATTCAAACAGTAACGTTCCCAAAAACATCATAACAAAAATGGTAGGCAAAGGAATTGAGCCTCATGTGATATTTGTACCATACCCAAGCCAAGGTCACATTAACCCACTCCTCCAATTTGCAAAGCGTTTAGCCTCAAAAGGTGTCAAAGCAACTATAGCCACAACTAAATACACTGTAAACTCCATTCATTCACCTAACATCTCAGTTGAACCAATTTCTGATGGATTTGATGAAGGCGGTTTCTCTCAAGCCCAAAAAGCCGATATACTTCTCAAATCTTTTGAAGAAAATGGCTCGAGGACTCTATCACAACTCATTACAAATTACAAAAATTCGACACATTCTGTAAGTTGCATTGTTTATGATTCGTTCTTGCCATGGGCTTTTGATGTGGCTAAAAAACATGGGATTTATGGGGCTGCATTTTTTACGAATTCGGCTACGGTTTGTGCCGTGTTTGCTCATATTCACCAGAGCACATTTTCATTGCCagtgaaaattgaagaaaatgaaccattgttatTGCCTGGTTTGCCTTGTTTGTATCCTCTTGATGTTCCTGGATTTATTATGGCCTCAAAGATATCCTGCTTATTTAGCCATGAAAATGAGCCAATTCTCCAATGTGGAAAAAGCTGATTGGATTTTTGATAATTCCTTTCAAGAACTAGAGGGAAAGGTATGTTTTCCATAACGCATATTACATAAATAAACATTTAAATTTGTCCTTAACTGACAAGTTATAAGCATTTTAACTTTGAGAGTGCTTATCTAAGTACTTCGACTTGATCTCTAGTACTATGTCTCGGGGACATCTAATACTGACGTGACACATAAAATTCAGAGGTGTCTAAATAATTATCTTATAAGTTAAGAGTGTTTAGCTGACATGGTAAAATCAAATTGAGATGTCTAAACATGCATACCTTGCTAATTGAGGCCAAATTTACATATCAATTTGTCATGCATGTCTTTCAATAATTTAAACCACCTATAAATGGGTGGGGCAGCATACAATTTTGTtgcatttcaataatttttgccGCGTATCTTCTGTCACTTTATGATCTTTGTGGGGTATTCAGATTTTTCTGTTTCTCTGGACTCGATTCGTTTTATATCATCACCGACGTTTACTGGGAAAGCTAAGGATAggattcccccccccccccctataaCATGTTTGTTGAAGTTTCTCGAAAGTCAAAAGTGATTATTTCAGACAATCAAGGCGTTTGACCAAATTTGGAgggaaaaaaagtcaaaatattttgGGTAGTAGCAAAAGGTATTTTTCataagttgaaaaaaatattttttttgaaaaaaatattttgttttcttaaaAGCACCTTTGTAACATTGACTAAGCGCAATTACTGCTATAATAtggacaaaattaaaatatttttcaatttgatCTCACTTAATCATGATATTCTTTgaacttttttttcatgtataaaaATTTCAGATAGCAAGAGGCGTATCAAAGTTTTGGCCAGCAAAGTTAATTGAACCAATGGTGCCATCATCATATTTGGATGGAAGAATAGAAGGTGATAAAGGGTATGGAGAAAGTCTATGGAAACCCCTTAGTGAAAAATGCGTGAATTGGCTAAAAACAAAGGCAAATCAATCAGTAATCTATATTTCATTTGGAAGCATGGTATCACTCGCACCAAAACAAATGGAAGAAATAGCATATGCTTTAATAGCTAGCAACATGAATTTCCTTTGGGTTGTAAGAGATGCTGAAAAAATGCAAATTGCCTAAAGGATTCATAAAATGCTCAAAAGGGAAAGGACTCATTGTGTCATGGTGCAATCAGCTCGAAACGCTAGCGAATCAAGCCATTGGTTGCTTCGTCACTCATTGCGGTTGGAATTCGACTCTTGAAGGACTAAGCCTTGGCATGCCAATGGTGGCAGTGCCTCAATGGTCTGATCAAATGACGGATGCTaaatttatagatgagatatgGAAAATTGGTGTGAGGCCAAATTTGGATGAGTTGTTAGGGATTGTTGGAAGAGGTGCTATTATTTTGTTTAAATGAGGTAATGAATGGGGAGATGAGTTACGAGTTTCGGGAAAATGCTAGAAAATGAAGAGATTTGGCTAAGAAATCAGTTAGTGAAGGAGGTAGCTCTGACAAGACCATTAATGAGTTTGTTTACAGTCTAAATTTAGCCTGCTAGATGAGGTAGAAGAATTTACAATTTCACTATCTCTACAAGACAGGGGTAAGATCTGTGTACGCTCTATCCCTTTTTAGATCCCCTCATCTCCCTTGTGGtattacactggatatgttgttgtagaTGAAGTAGAAGTTCTTGATTGCCTTCTAATCATATGGAGtctattgtattgtattatttcaTGGCTTATTAGCTAAATTGATTGTAACGAAGTTAAATTATATTAAGCATGAAAGTTTTCGTTTTTTCATCTGTTAACACTGCCCATGAAGAGAGACataaaaagacagaaagaaatcACTTGGCATCTTTACTACTCAATTTTTCTGAATTTTTCTATATATCATCTTTTTAAAAGTATATTTTAGATTGTCACACAGTAAGTTCGAATCTCAATATGTTATAAATTTGATCCTGATTAATTGTCAAATCTAGGACCTCTCACAAATATGGTTAGGAGTTAGGACGGAACAAGTAGATAGAACCCCTTTTTTATAAGTTCGTACGTTTCCCGTTGTGGCGACACGGGGGCAAAATAAGGCTAGACTGGGGCAAAATAAGGCTAGAGGGATGGTTTTTTCTCGCTTTTGGCATAGCAGGTCCCGGTGGGAGGCTCGCACGATGGGCTATTAGCTCAGTGGTAGAGCGAGTTAACTTTCTTTTGACGAGCTTCTATCCCGTGTAAACAAAATCCACTAACAACTACGCCTCaaatctaaaacaaaaattgtttgTATGATCTTTCTACACTACtgtcttttatcttcttttttcccAGACAGTTTGTTGCTACGTGATTAAGAGAACTAGGAAAATGTGGTAACTTTCAAATCAAATACTTTCAACCAACTAATTTCTTTTGATGTTAAGGAATATTACAATAACACACTAAAATACAAACAGTGTGGAGAaacaaatgtaaaaaaaaataaaaaaaattcaagtcaaaatcaaaaCATTTTCACCTCATGTGGGAAGCTTCTCTGcctcttttcttgattttattgcGAAAACTCCTTTTTCTGCTAAATGCCTTCTCCTGTATAGTCGCACAGTGTAAACAAATTAATCTTTATATTCGTAACTATAGCAGTAGTTCTCTTCAAGATGAGTACATAAAGAATCCGCCGAGAAGTTACAAGCAACTTTTGCACGTGTCATCAAGAACATTGATCTTTCGGAATCAGGCTCTCTACCTCCctaaggtagtggtaaggtcGCGTGCAGTCTAACCTCCCCAGGTCTCACATGTGAGATttcaccgggtatgttgttgctaTCAAGAATAAGATTAACGAGACATTACCTTTTGTTGTGCAATATCCTACATATCGCATTATTTTGCATTGTTGTGTTTGGTTTTTGTCATTGCTCCCATATTCGCAACCCCGTTTGCATACTAATTGGCAGGCTTTATTTAAGctaagggtctatcggaaacaacctctttgTCTCTATGAGGTAGAGAGGTATGGTCTGCATACACACTACCCTatcctccccagatcccacttgtgggattacacttggtatgttgttgtaatcGAGACATTATTTCACCGCTAGAATCAAACAGACACTTCTATCACtaaaagatatgaaatttatATGTTGGTAACAACTTAAGGTTGTTCGTTTGACATAGGCTTCTTTTAAGCTACAATTACAAAGCTAGTTTAGAGGGTGATTTTTCTCCTAATCTTAAAGCGTTATAAGTTATAGAACTTACCACTGGTTCTTCAATTTTTTCTGCATGACGAATGGCAGCAACAAGATCACGATTTGATTCTTTATAGAGACTTGTAACAAGACCAGGTTGTCCTGCTCTAGCTGTACGCCCAACCCTGTGCAAAAAATCTACAGCGGACGTGGCAAACTCTGCCTAGAATGAGGGGAAAAAACTTAATCATGAAAACAATTGAGTGCAAAATACATGTATACGGAACTATAATGCCAATAAAGGTATGCACGGAAATTGCCCAACAATGTAGTAAAATGCAGATGTGTTCTTTAGTAAATGGTAACATCAATAAGGTGTGTGTTAGGtacaaaatcataaagaaaactGATGTcgtatatttaattattttaaccaCAATATCAGGCATCAAAGAACAGCCAGAAACTGATTGAGGTAACAAACAATGTATTCATTTAAAAAACAAACCTGAATAACATGTGAAACATTTGGAATGTCAATACCACGTGCTGCAGCATCTGTGCACACAAGAACACCACCTTCCTGTTGGAAATCAAGTAAATTCTTTGTGCGCTCCTCCAGAGAGCTATCACTATGGTAGCAGAAACATTCAAGCTCAGCTCCTGTCAAGATTTTAGCAATAGCTTCCACGGACTCTACAGTATTTGCAAAGACCATGGTTCGGAGAACTCCAGGACCACTATCTGCCATAGAATTCCCATTTTTCACAGCGTTCATAAGAGTGTCCACTTGGGTGTCAAGTGAAACTTCAATCCAATTCTGCTCCAACCTAAAATGACAGCGGGGAGGCAATAAATGTCATACTAGTCAAACGCTCCTCGGAAAATTATTGCAAGGATAGCCACTGAATTTAAGTACTAATACAGCCAAAAGAAGAACCTGAATATACACAGAATCTTAATGGATGCTGAACAAGTCAGCACAAGTTATCCGGGCGAATAGGCAGGTCGAATCAGATATGGTCGGGTTGAATGTGACAAAAAACAGATAAACATCGACCTCCCTAACCAAATTTAACACAGATAAAATATGGATTGAGGGATGGTTAATACAGGTACAAATGTTTTGCTCAATAAAGTGAAAGCTGGCACACAAAGCAACACACTTCCTTAACAAAATTTTCTGTTAGTTCCAACATAAGTTTAAATTAACGTTCAATTTGTAATAAAAATGAGTCATTCATTAGTCAAATTCTGTACGAAATCTTTAGACCTTAAAATTTCAGATTCTGGAGTATctattatttttcaacttttttaactgagaatcaaaaaagagaaaataaaacgGAAAAACAAATGGGATCAACAAGATTGGAATTTGGAGACGATTTTAATTTTGATTCCATCACAGTGACTCAAATACTACTTTTTTGAGGATTTTCATCAGCCTAACAATTTCCTTCAGAAAATgtgaagaatgaaaaaaaaaacagagaaaaaggatgattcttgaagaACGGAGAAGTCTTTACGGTGTGCAGATTAAGAGAAGCACAGACGTAGTCCATGAGAACGAGTTTACCCTTAGTTCGAGCAGCATTGTATGCAGTGAAGCATGGATAATATGGATATTGAACATGCACCCGTTTCCCGTAATGGGTTATATTGATTGATCCATATTTGATCCGATCCTAGTAAATCAATTATCCAACTTGTTTTTAAGTGGACGGATTGGACAGACACTTAAAAGTTTTATCCATTTTGTCAGCACTACCCTGCTTCCCCAAGGCGTtgctaaaaaagaaataattataggacttaaaagaaaaatagaaaaaagtggaACCTTGGGCTGTGATGATGAAGATAATTTCCATTAACCCAGGAAGCATCAGGAAACATCCGTTTCAAAACTCCTCCAGCAGTTCTCTTCCCATTTTCAGGAAGGGTAGCTGCAACGAAAACATACTGCTTGCTCCGCTCATATATTTTTCTCACTCTTCGCCAATCTCTTCTCTTTAGCCCCTTGGTATCTgcttctagattttctttatcttcACCAACTTCAGTATCTTCATCTTCACCATAATCTGCTTTTAGGTCTATAAATTCTTCCAAGTCTGAAGTTGATGACACCTGAGCTTCTGAATTTTTAGAACGAGATAACAGCTTCTCATCAAAACGTAGCATATTTATAAGTCGGACCACTTGGTTCTGAAAACTTCCACAAAGCAGCATATCAGCCTCGTCAAAAACCTACAAACCTCCAGAATAACTAAGACTGAATATTGGGAAATCTCTTTCTCATGATcaaatttaagaaattcaagaaatattaCCACATATTTAACACTACGTATAAACTCTGAGCGTCTTCGCCTTTCTGGGTCTATAGAGTAGAGATAATTTAGAAGTGCGGCTGGAGTCGACACCATTATATCTGGTTCTTTTACAGGCCATACCTGCATTAAATTTCTCATTTGTTAGAGACATTACAAGTTTACTAGGAAAAACAGAATAAACATCCATAGCAATTAGCAACGTCATCATGCAGAAAGAACTCTGATTCAGAGCAAGAAAGAATCAGCGTTCTCAGGTAAACAAGGGTCAACAATGACAATGAGAATGTTCACCTGTCGGCCACAAACAGCTGCAATCCTGACAAGTGGTGTACCACTATCATCGCAAAGACTATTAGCCATCCGAACCACTTGCTCGCATAACATAACATTAGGGCAAAGAACAAGAGAAAGACGATGGTGCTTGCTGACATCCTGACCAGCAATAGCCCCCGAACTATCAGATATTTGGCATAGCTTATCAATCAATGGCACTAGATAACCATGAGTCTTGCCACTACCAGTCTCTGCAGCAACCACCACATCAGCACCTGAAAGTATACTTGGTATACAAGTTGCCTGAATTTGAGGTTATATATCATTACTATATGATTTAGCACTATGACCTATAATTGAAACATATATACAGATGAAAACCGAAGTGACATATATCATGGCGCTATATGCTATAAATTCCACATTGTGAATATTCTACAAGAAGTTGAAAATTTGAGTCACCAACGGAGCAAAATGGTAAAAGGACCACCATTTGGGTGGGTGGGTGCATGGGTTGGTATGATATCAAGAAAATATTCAACTGACACTGCACTTGCGCAGAACGACGAAATGTGTCTCCAAGAAAAAGATATGATACATTACATACTAACAACGAATTTGTATCTTTTACATGAAAAGTTTTAGACCCACAAGAAAGAATGTGTAAGGGGAATTGTCAAGCAATATGAACACTATGGCAGTCAGAAGTGACACTATGGCAGTCAGAAGTAAATATGAAGTCTGAGTATCAAAATATAATTCAGTTTGTCTAGCTACTTGGGCGCTACAGCTGAACAGTTGAATTATTCAAATGAGATACTTGAGGGTTATACAGTTATCCGCGACTTTGTCCCAGCTAACCAAATCCATTGACCTCTCCATGAAACTTCCATATTTGCAAACCAAGACTACGACATGTAACTACAGAACTATAAGTCCAGAATTAAGATAGCCAAATCAGGTTTGTGTGCAGAAATGCACACACAACCCCCCACCTCCTCCCCCTCCCCACCCTCCTTTTCTTTTGATACA of the Capsicum annuum cultivar UCD-10X-F1 chromosome 11, UCD10Xv1.1, whole genome shotgun sequence genome contains:
- the LOC107848098 gene encoding DEAD-box ATP-dependent RNA helicase 22 isoform X2; the protein is MILHQSISICKLWRLSAPPKIFLFKPQCSRIRAFGSAVSAAKVAVTNVNETFFAEENVSWNSLGVSESLSRALSSIGLHRPSLIQATCIPSILSGADVVVAAETGSGKTHGYLVPLIDKLCQISDSSGAIAGQDVSKHHRLSLVLCPNVMLCEQVVRMANSLCDDSGTPLVRIAAVCGRQVWPVKEPDIMVSTPAALLNYLYSIDPERRRRSEFIRSVKYVNQVVRLINMLRFDEKLLSRSKNSEAQVSSTSDLEEFIDLKADYGEDEDTEVGEDKENLEADTKGLKRRDWRRVRKIYERSKQYVFVAATLPENGKRTAGGVLKRMFPDASWVNGNYLHHHSPRLEQNWIEVSLDTQVDTLMNAVKNGNSMADSGPGVLRTMVFANTVESVEAIAKILTGAELECFCYHSDSSLEERTKNLLDFQQEGGVLVCTDAAARGIDIPNVSHVIQAEFATSAVDFLHRVGRTARAGQPGLVTSLYKESNRDLVAAIRHAEKIEEPVEKAFSRKRSFRNKIKKRGREASHMR
- the LOC107846543 gene encoding LOW QUALITY PROTEIN: UDP-glycosyltransferase 74B1 (The sequence of the model RefSeq protein was modified relative to this genomic sequence to represent the inferred CDS: inserted 4 bases in 2 codons; deleted 1 base in 1 codon; substituted 1 base at 1 genomic stop codon); the encoded protein is MILNIISLHHSNSNVPKNIITKMVGKGIEPHVIFVPYPSQGHINPLLQFAKRLASKGVKATIATTKYTVNSIHSPNISVEPISDGFDEGGFSQAQKADILLKSFEENGSRTLSQLITNYKNSTHSVSCIVYDSFLPWAFDVAKKHGIYGAAFFTNSATVCAVFAHIHQSTFSLPVKIEENEPLLLPGLPCLYPLDVPGFIMXPQRYPAYLAMKMSQFSNVEKADWIFDNSFQELEGKIARGVSKFWPAKLIEPMVPSSYLDGRIEGDKGYGESLWKPLSEKCVNWLKTKANQSVIYISFGSMVSLAPKQMEEIAYALIASNMNFLWVVRDAEKCKLPKGFIKCSKGKGLIVSWCNQLETLANQAIGCFVTHCGWNSTLEGLSLGMPMVAVPQWSDQMTDAKFIDEIWKIGVRPNLDELLGIVXEEVLLFCLNEVMNGEMSYEFRENARKXRDLAKKSVSEGGSSDKTINEFVYSLNLAC
- the LOC107848098 gene encoding DEAD-box ATP-dependent RNA helicase 22 isoform X1, giving the protein MILHQSISICKLWRLSAPPKIFLFKPQCSRIRAFGSAVSAAKVAVTNVNETFFAEENVSWNSLGVSESLSRALSSIGLHRPSLIQATCIPSILSGADVVVAAETGSGKTHGYLVPLIDKLCQISDSSGAIAGQDVSKHHRLSLVLCPNVMLCEQVVRMANSLCDDSGTPLVRIAAVCGRQVWPVKEPDIMVSTPAALLNYLYSIDPERRRRSEFIRSVKYVVFDEADMLLCGSFQNQVVRLINMLRFDEKLLSRSKNSEAQVSSTSDLEEFIDLKADYGEDEDTEVGEDKENLEADTKGLKRRDWRRVRKIYERSKQYVFVAATLPENGKRTAGGVLKRMFPDASWVNGNYLHHHSPRLEQNWIEVSLDTQVDTLMNAVKNGNSMADSGPGVLRTMVFANTVESVEAIAKILTGAELECFCYHSDSSLEERTKNLLDFQQEGGVLVCTDAAARGIDIPNVSHVIQAEFATSAVDFLHRVGRTARAGQPGLVTSLYKESNRDLVAAIRHAEKIEEPVEKAFSRKRSFRNKIKKRGREASHMR